In a genomic window of Nostoc sp. UHCC 0870:
- a CDS encoding TonB-dependent receptor — MNQKILYSLCLTGIVSTLIVQSASAEVVQTKSGVSQNITHRELRERLVNQAELLSQVPNSPTLVEVTAVKATPTDKGVELILQTTQGEELQITNRSADNNFIADIPNAQLRLPNSDGFIFRSEKPTEGITEITVTNLDANTIRVTVIGEGGLPTAELFDTDEGLIFGLTPVVTSAQTPQLPAEPETETQTEQPSTPDQPIELVVTGQQDRYSVPNATTATRTDTPLRDIPQSIQVVPRQVLEDQQAIRASEALRNVSGVQRGNTAGGGSQVFNIRGFQQFGGNLRDGFRDGFSVIETANLERIEVLKGPASVLYGNLDPGGVINFVTKQPLSEPFYAVGLQVGSFGLVRPTLDFSGPLNPEGTLLYRLNTAYEKGGNFRDFDQEIERFFISPVVTWKISDRTDLTFELDYLNNKHPFDRGVIAFGTGIANIPFDRILGEPDDFNEKTDFSAGYRLEHRFNDNWKIRNRFRFSSLDETSLITDFGRLNEETGELSREFVTVEADDKTYALQTDIVGNFSTGAVKHTLVFGVDQSWQASNLFGTFADAPSINIFNPVYRVETRPARVQFPDSFSRVSETNSLGFFLQDQVTLTENLKLLVGGRFDIINQSSPSDEQEDQAFTPRVGIVYQPIQPISLYTSFSRSFEPNSGTRVDGSLLEPVRGTQYEIGIRGEFFNSRLITNLAAYEIIKSNLGVTDPDNPDFSIPLGEQRSRGIELDVTGQILPGWNMIASYAYTDARVTKDDNLQPGNLIDGVPFNSASLWSTYEIQTGDLQGLGFGLGLFYVGERQGDLNNSFQVPSYVRTDASVFYRRDNWKVGINVNNLFNVDYVEATGQRRNRIDPGAPLTVRGTLSVEF, encoded by the coding sequence GTGAATCAAAAAATTTTGTATAGTCTGTGCTTAACAGGTATTGTATCGACATTGATTGTGCAGTCTGCGTCTGCTGAGGTAGTTCAGACAAAATCAGGCGTTTCGCAAAATATTACGCACAGAGAATTACGTGAACGTCTTGTTAATCAAGCTGAATTACTTTCTCAAGTACCTAATTCCCCCACACTGGTGGAAGTGACAGCAGTAAAAGCTACTCCCACAGATAAAGGGGTGGAGTTGATTTTACAGACAACTCAAGGAGAAGAGTTACAAATCACCAATCGTAGTGCTGATAATAACTTTATCGCAGATATTCCTAATGCTCAATTGCGTTTACCCAATAGCGATGGTTTCATATTCCGTTCGGAAAAACCAACAGAGGGGATTACTGAGATAACAGTAACAAACTTAGATGCTAATACTATCCGCGTCACAGTCATAGGAGAGGGGGGATTACCTACGGCGGAGTTATTTGACACTGATGAAGGTTTGATTTTTGGCTTGACACCAGTTGTAACTTCTGCCCAGACTCCACAATTACCAGCAGAACCAGAAACTGAAACTCAAACAGAACAACCATCAACTCCAGACCAGCCGATTGAATTGGTAGTAACGGGTCAGCAAGATAGATACAGTGTACCCAATGCCACAACTGCGACGAGGACGGACACACCCCTGCGTGATATTCCGCAATCAATTCAAGTAGTTCCCAGACAAGTGTTAGAGGATCAACAGGCAATTCGAGCATCTGAGGCACTGCGTAATGTCAGTGGTGTCCAACGAGGAAATACTGCTGGTGGTGGATCTCAGGTATTTAATATTCGCGGTTTTCAACAATTTGGAGGGAATCTCCGCGATGGATTTAGAGACGGTTTCTCTGTTATAGAAACGGCAAATTTAGAACGGATAGAAGTTCTCAAAGGACCGGCTTCTGTACTCTATGGTAATTTAGACCCTGGTGGTGTGATTAACTTCGTTACAAAGCAACCCCTCTCAGAGCCTTTTTATGCTGTTGGGTTGCAGGTTGGAAGTTTCGGTTTAGTGCGACCAACCCTTGATTTCTCAGGACCTTTAAACCCAGAGGGTACATTACTCTATCGCTTGAATACCGCTTATGAAAAAGGAGGAAACTTTCGGGATTTTGACCAGGAGATTGAAAGATTTTTTATCTCGCCTGTAGTTACCTGGAAGATTAGCGATCGCACTGATCTAACATTTGAATTGGATTACTTAAACAATAAGCACCCATTTGATCGGGGCGTAATTGCTTTTGGTACAGGCATTGCCAATATTCCCTTTGACCGAATTTTGGGTGAACCAGATGATTTTAACGAAAAGACGGATTTTTCAGCAGGATATCGCTTGGAGCATCGTTTCAACGACAACTGGAAAATTCGCAATCGGTTTCGATTCTCTTCTCTTGACGAGACCTCTTTGATCACTGACTTTGGCAGACTGAATGAGGAGACTGGAGAACTCTCTAGAGAATTTGTTACTGTTGAGGCTGACGATAAAACCTATGCGTTACAAACTGATATCGTCGGAAATTTTTCTACTGGAGCAGTCAAGCACACCCTGGTATTTGGCGTTGATCAATCCTGGCAAGCATCTAATTTATTTGGTACCTTTGCTGATGCTCCCAGTATTAACATCTTTAATCCTGTTTATCGAGTTGAAACCCGACCTGCTAGAGTTCAGTTTCCAGATAGCTTTTCTCGCGTGAGTGAAACAAATTCTCTGGGATTTTTTCTCCAAGATCAAGTTACGCTGACTGAAAACTTAAAACTACTGGTAGGTGGACGCTTTGATATTATTAACCAAAGCTCTCCTTCTGATGAACAAGAAGACCAAGCCTTTACTCCACGAGTAGGCATTGTTTATCAACCTATTCAGCCAATTTCCCTATATACCAGTTTTAGTAGATCATTTGAACCTAACTCTGGAACTCGTGTAGATGGTTCACTGCTTGAACCAGTGCGTGGTACGCAGTATGAAATTGGCATTAGAGGTGAGTTTTTCAATAGTAGGTTGATTACAAACCTAGCTGCTTATGAAATCATCAAAAGTAATCTTGGTGTCACCGATCCAGATAATCCAGATTTCTCTATTCCTCTTGGAGAGCAAAGAAGCCGGGGTATTGAGTTGGATGTCACAGGACAAATTCTTCCGGGATGGAATATGATTGCTTCCTACGCTTACACCGATGCCAGAGTTACTAAAGATGACAATCTACAGCCTGGTAATTTAATTGATGGTGTGCCGTTTAACTCAGCCAGTTTGTGGTCAACCTATGAGATTCAAACAGGTGATTTGCAAGGCTTAGGGTTTGGCTTGGGTTTGTTTTATGTTGGTGAACGCCAAGGCGATTTAAATAACTCTTTTCAAGTACCTAGTTATGTGCGTACTGATGCCAGTGTGTTTTATCGGCGAGATAACTGGAAAGTTGGCATTAATGTTAATAACCTTTTCAATGTAGATTATGTCGAAGCTACCGGACAGCGCAGGAATCGCATTGATCCTGGTGCGCCTCTGACGGTGAGAGGAACGTTGTCGGTGGAGTTTTAG
- a CDS encoding iron-siderophore ABC transporter substrate-binding protein, whose product MYKIRRGLGFFGLTLLAIVLFSACANNVSQKLTNSAELLPSQCRIVKHIMGETCVPNNPQRIIAASESTLEAALILGFKPTGTTNYAQQSDYLRKRFESTASVGLDSRQLSLEKILTIKPDLILATDDYGEQQELYGRLSQIAPTVIGKWWDGKSIRWKECFQLFAEAFGKTSEAEKIVNAYNQRIAELQKQMGDRLPNTLISIIEIYPDRIRLYGKTKIVSLSSTIIEDIGLPRPPSQEEGIDISLESIGDADGDIIFLTARDPEAQLYQQVLNHPLWKQLKAVQAGKVYKVENSYWGGSGYIAANLVLDDLFKYLVWQCGSASA is encoded by the coding sequence ATGTATAAAATTCGTCGTGGGCTTGGGTTCTTTGGGTTAACGCTTTTGGCAATTGTGCTGTTTTCTGCTTGTGCTAATAATGTCTCACAAAAGTTAACTAACTCTGCTGAGTTATTGCCTTCACAGTGCAGAATAGTCAAACACATTATGGGTGAAACCTGCGTTCCTAATAACCCACAGCGAATTATTGCTGCGAGTGAATCCACTCTGGAGGCTGCTTTAATACTAGGCTTTAAGCCCACAGGTACAACTAATTACGCACAACAGAGCGATTACTTGAGAAAAAGATTTGAAAGTACCGCCAGTGTTGGTCTGGATTCACGACAACTAAGTTTAGAGAAAATTCTCACCATCAAGCCAGATTTAATCTTGGCTACAGATGATTATGGAGAACAGCAGGAATTGTATGGTCGGCTATCACAAATTGCTCCTACTGTGATTGGAAAATGGTGGGATGGTAAGAGTATTCGCTGGAAAGAATGTTTCCAATTGTTTGCTGAAGCCTTTGGTAAAACATCTGAAGCTGAAAAAATTGTCAATGCTTACAATCAACGGATTGCAGAATTACAGAAGCAAATGGGCGATCGCCTCCCAAATACTCTAATCTCAATTATCGAAATTTATCCCGATAGAATCCGCCTATATGGGAAAACCAAGATTGTTAGCCTGAGTAGCACCATTATCGAAGACATCGGCTTGCCTCGCCCACCTTCCCAGGAAGAGGGAATAGATATCTCCCTTGAAAGTATTGGGGATGCTGATGGCGATATCATTTTTTTAACGGCACGAGATCCCGAAGCACAACTTTATCAGCAAGTTCTTAATCATCCTCTATGGAAACAACTGAAGGCTGTACAGGCTGGAAAAGTATATAAAGTTGAAAATAGTTACTGGGGTGGAAGCGGTTATATTGCTGCTAATCTCGTTTTGGATGACTTGTTTAAATATTTAGTGTGGCAGTGCGGATCAGCATCAGCTTGA
- a CDS encoding XisI protein encodes MTEKLIIYQQIVQDLLMEYSQNKPAYGDIEVETVFDTQRHHYQIIHLGWQHNRWIHQCVMHLDIRNEKIWIFYNSTEHDIAADLVSLGVPKQDIVLGFHPPFMRELSDYGVG; translated from the coding sequence ATGACGGAAAAACTAATTATTTATCAGCAAATTGTGCAGGACTTACTAATGGAATATTCTCAAAATAAGCCTGCATACGGTGACATTGAAGTGGAAACTGTGTTTGATACACAACGACATCATTACCAAATTATACATCTGGGTTGGCAGCATAACCGTTGGATTCATCAATGTGTAATGCACCTTGATATCAGAAATGAAAAAATTTGGATTTTCTACAATTCAACTGAACATGATATTGCAGCAGATTTAGTCAGTCTGGGTGTACCAAAGCAAGATATTGTGCTGGGTTTTCATCCTCCTTTCATGCGTGAATTGAGTGATTATGGTGTGGGGTGA
- a CDS encoding XisH family protein → MAAKDRFHQVVKTSLIKDGWNVTHDPLQIKVGGVDMEIDLGAERLLAAERGDEKIAVEVKSFLSSASAISEFHTALGQFINYRAALRREDPNRVLYLAVPILVYNSFFQLDFPASMLLENSVKLLVYDIQLVQITEWKT, encoded by the coding sequence GTGGCTGCTAAAGATCGCTTTCATCAAGTTGTTAAAACATCTCTGATTAAGGATGGGTGGAATGTTACTCACGATCCATTACAGATTAAGGTAGGTGGTGTGGATATGGAAATTGACTTGGGGGCAGAACGGTTGCTGGCAGCAGAACGCGGAGATGAAAAAATAGCGGTTGAGGTCAAAAGCTTTCTCAGTAGTGCATCCGCAATTTCCGAATTCCATACGGCACTAGGTCAATTTATTAACTACCGAGCCGCATTACGTCGTGAAGATCCAAATCGCGTCCTCTATTTAGCTGTGCCGATTTTAGTATATAACAGCTTCTTTCAACTTGATTTTCCAGCCTCAATGCTACTAGAAAATTCCGTAAAACTGTTGGTATATGATATTCAATTAGTGCAGATTACAGAGTGGAAAACATGA
- a CDS encoding AraC family transcriptional regulator, with protein MAGILLIKNIDEMFEEAPSNGNLDHSSENDTVLKYSKSIGKGYWQRIFLQDGISIDIQNNQFFKHIILEDPEVEEKSPEIGFRLSGNRKLYTGEVMQGGQNFLRLSDVGRGGKTEWAGNQRHLKVDINLTPEIWVTLIQQHLQYLSPHQQLPLFGAKNAPYYELRTTTSVMQSVLYQILNCPYRDFVRKIYLQSKALELVALWLAQELEYRQVSQSTVNLSPDDIERIYYAKDILITNLHHPPTLLELGQQVAINQQKLKQGFRQIFGTTVFGYLHNHRMEQAKQMLAEQKLTVAQVAHAVGYSHLSHFAAAFRKKFEVNPSAYRQK; from the coding sequence ATGGCTGGTATCTTATTAATCAAAAATATAGATGAAATGTTTGAAGAAGCACCTAGTAACGGTAATTTAGATCATTCATCTGAAAATGACACTGTTTTGAAATATTCAAAGTCTATTGGTAAAGGATATTGGCAGCGCATATTCCTACAGGATGGTATTTCTATAGATATTCAAAATAATCAATTCTTCAAGCATATTATCTTGGAGGACCCAGAAGTCGAGGAAAAAAGTCCTGAAATAGGTTTTCGTCTATCGGGAAACCGTAAATTGTATACAGGTGAGGTGATGCAAGGTGGTCAAAACTTCTTGCGCTTATCGGATGTTGGTCGCGGAGGTAAAACAGAGTGGGCGGGTAATCAACGACACCTGAAAGTTGATATTAACCTCACGCCAGAAATTTGGGTAACTTTGATTCAGCAACACTTACAATACTTATCTCCACACCAGCAACTTCCGCTTTTCGGGGCTAAAAATGCACCCTACTATGAACTGCGAACTACTACATCTGTAATGCAGTCGGTGTTATACCAAATTCTTAACTGTCCCTACCGAGATTTTGTCCGAAAAATTTATCTCCAAAGCAAAGCACTGGAACTTGTGGCATTGTGGCTGGCGCAGGAACTAGAGTATCGACAAGTTAGCCAATCTACAGTTAATCTTTCTCCAGACGATATAGAACGTATTTACTATGCCAAAGATATTCTCATTACTAACTTACATCATCCGCCAACATTGCTAGAACTGGGGCAACAAGTTGCTATTAATCAACAAAAACTGAAGCAAGGTTTTCGTCAGATATTTGGAACTACAGTTTTTGGCTACCTGCATAATCATCGCATGGAACAAGCTAAACAAATGTTGGCAGAACAAAAATTAACTGTTGCCCAAGTTGCCCATGCTGTGGGCTATTCTCACCTGAGTCACTTTGCTGCTGCCTTTAGAAAGAAATTCGAGGTAAATCCCAGTGCTTACCGACAAAAATAG
- a CDS encoding TonB-dependent receptor gives MNQQILYSLCLTGIVSTLIVQSASAEVVQTKSGVSQDMTQKKLGERLATKAELLSQVPNSPTLVEVTAVKATPTDKGVELILQTTQGEDLQITNRSADNNFIADIPNAQLRLPSGEGFIFRSEKPIEGITEITVTNLDANTIRVTVIGQGGLPTAELFDTDEGLIFGLTPVVTSAQTPQLPAEPEGETQTEQPSTPDQPIELVVTGEQDGYSVPNATTATRTDTPLRDIPQSIQVVPRQVLEDRQVIRASEALRNVSGVQRGNTVGGISEVFNIRGFQQFGGNLRDGFRDTFTPLVETANLERIEVLKGPASLLYGNLDPGGIINYVTKQPLSEPFYAVGLQAGSFGLVRPTLDLSGPLNPEGTLLYRLNTAYERGGNFRNFDTEVERFFISPVVTWKISDRTDVTFEFEYLNDQRPFDRGLIAIGTGVANIPFDRILGEPDDSSERTNLLAGYRLEHSFNDNWTLRNRFRFSYEDFTLANADPSRLNQETGELSRDFIISDSEARTFALQTELIGKFATGSVEHKLLFGVDLSWDTREGAVLFAAAPSINIFNPVYGIAPLPPRDQFPFNFPNRTETNSFGIFLQDQITLAENFKLLVGGRFDNINQTTLTSERESQAFSPRAGIVYQPIEPISLYASFSRSFQPNIRTRVDGSLLEPVRGTQYEVGVRGEFLNSRLITNLAAYEITRSNLAITDPDNPRFAIPSGEQRSRGIELDVTGQVLPGWNIIASYAYTDARVTRDNNLQPGNLLDGVPFNSASLWSTYEIQTGDFQGLGFGLGLFYVGERQGDLNNSFQVPSYVRTDASIFYRRNNWRAGININNLFNVDYIEATGQRRDRIHPGAPFTVRGTLSVEF, from the coding sequence GTGAATCAACAAATTTTGTATAGTCTTTGCTTAACAGGTATTGTATCGACATTGATTGTGCAGTCTGCGTCTGCTGAGGTGGTTCAGACCAAATCAGGCGTTTCGCAAGATATGACGCAAAAAAAACTAGGTGAACGTCTTGCAACTAAAGCTGAATTGCTGTCTCAAGTACCTAATTCCCCCACACTGGTGGAAGTGACAGCAGTAAAAGCCACTCCCACAGATAAAGGGGTGGAGTTGATTTTACAGACAACTCAAGGAGAAGACTTACAAATCACCAATCGCAGTGCTGATAATAACTTTATTGCGGATATTCCCAATGCTCAATTGCGTTTACCCAGTGGCGAAGGGTTCATATTCCGTTCCGAAAAACCAATTGAGGGAATTACTGAGATAACAGTAACAAACTTGGATGCTAATACTATCCGCGTCACAGTCATAGGACAGGGGGGATTACCTACGGCGGAGTTATTTGACACTGATGAAGGTCTGATTTTTGGCTTGACACCAGTTGTAACTTCTGCACAGACTCCACAATTACCAGCAGAACCAGAAGGTGAAACTCAAACAGAACAACCATCAACTCCAGACCAGCCGATTGAATTGGTGGTAACGGGTGAGCAAGATGGATATAGTGTACCCAATGCCACAACTGCGACAAGAACGGACACACCCCTACGGGACATTCCCCAATCAATTCAAGTCGTTCCCCGACAAGTATTAGAGGATAGACAAGTGATTCGCGCCTCGGAAGCATTGCGTAATGTCAGTGGCGTGCAACGGGGAAATACAGTTGGTGGCATATCTGAGGTATTTAATATTCGTGGATTTCAACAATTTGGAGGGAATCTCCGCGATGGTTTCAGAGACACTTTCACTCCTCTGGTGGAAACGGCAAATTTGGAACGAATAGAAGTCCTCAAAGGACCAGCTTCCCTACTCTATGGTAATTTAGATCCTGGTGGTATTATTAACTACGTTACCAAACAACCGCTTTCAGAGCCTTTTTATGCTGTTGGGTTGCAAGCTGGAAGTTTTGGTTTAGTGCGGCCAACCCTTGATTTATCAGGACCTTTAAACCCAGAGGGGACATTACTCTATCGCTTGAATACAGCTTATGAGAGAGGCGGAAACTTTCGGAACTTCGACACAGAAGTGGAAAGATTTTTCATTTCACCTGTAGTTACTTGGAAGATTAGCGATCGCACTGACGTAACATTTGAATTTGAGTACTTAAATGATCAGCGCCCATTTGATCGGGGATTAATTGCAATTGGTACAGGCGTTGCCAATATTCCCTTTGATCGAATTTTGGGTGAACCAGATGACTCTAGTGAAAGAACAAATTTGTTAGCAGGATATCGCTTGGAGCATAGTTTCAACGATAACTGGACACTCCGCAATCGGTTTCGATTTTCTTATGAGGACTTTACTTTAGCTAACGCTGATCCTTCAAGACTAAATCAGGAAACTGGTGAACTGTCTAGAGATTTTATCATTAGTGATAGTGAAGCGAGAACCTTTGCATTGCAAACCGAGCTAATCGGAAAGTTTGCTACTGGATCAGTCGAGCATAAACTTTTATTTGGTGTTGATTTGTCTTGGGACACAAGAGAAGGTGCAGTTCTATTTGCTGCGGCTCCTAGTATTAATATATTTAACCCTGTTTATGGAATAGCACCCCTACCTCCGAGAGATCAGTTCCCATTTAACTTTCCTAACCGGACTGAAACAAATTCTTTCGGTATATTTTTGCAGGATCAAATTACGCTGGCTGAAAACTTCAAGCTATTAGTGGGAGGACGCTTTGATAACATTAATCAAACTACTCTCACCAGTGAACGGGAATCCCAAGCCTTTAGTCCACGAGCTGGCATTGTCTATCAACCGATTGAGCCAATTTCTCTATACGCTAGTTTCAGTAGATCCTTTCAACCTAACATTAGAACTCGTGTAGATGGTTCGTTGCTTGAACCCGTGCGCGGTACACAGTATGAAGTGGGTGTTAGAGGTGAATTTCTCAACAGTAGATTGATTACAAATTTGGCTGCCTATGAAATCACTAGGAGTAATCTTGCTATCACTGATCCTGATAATCCAAGATTTGCCATTCCATCAGGAGAGCAAAGAAGCCGGGGTATTGAGTTGGATGTCACAGGACAAGTTCTTCCGGGATGGAATATTATTGCTTCTTACGCTTACACCGATGCCAGAGTAACCAGGGATAACAACCTACAACCGGGTAATTTGCTGGATGGTGTGCCGTTTAACTCCGCCAGTTTGTGGTCAACTTATGAAATTCAAACAGGTGATTTTCAAGGCTTAGGATTTGGCTTGGGTTTATTCTATGTTGGTGAACGCCAAGGTGATTTGAATAACTCTTTTCAAGTGCCTAGTTATGTGCGTACTGATGCCAGTATATTCTATCGACGAAATAACTGGCGGGCTGGTATTAACATTAACAACCTTTTCAATGTAGATTACATCGAAGCTACTGGCCAGCGTCGGGATCGCATTCATCCTGGTGCGCCGTTCACAGTCAGAGGAACGCTGTCAGTGGAATTTTAG
- a CDS encoding ABC transporter substrate-binding protein, translated as MYKIRRGLRLFGLTLLAIVLFSACVNNVSQNLTSSNELLPSQCRIVKHLMGETCVPNDPQRIVVLDEPSLEIALTLGLKPVGTSVFFGDVSAGNIPAYLRKKVQEVAMVGESGKPNLEKILTLKPDVILSVSNFTQKGSLYNQLSQIAPTVTCEWWNGKIVRWQECFKYFAEALGKSSEADIVINNYQQRVKKLQQRLGDSLNTTEVSLVRIYADRIRLRGEGQGISSMIIQDVGLPRSPIQKEGIDMSMESIKYADGDVMFLQRHPQADKYQYILNHPLWLQLNAVKLGKVYEVGDDYWHGGSYIAANLILDDLFKYLVK; from the coding sequence ATGTATAAAATTCGTCGTGGGCTTAGGTTATTTGGGTTAACACTTCTGGCAATTGTGCTGTTTTCTGCTTGTGTTAATAATGTCTCACAAAACTTAACTAGCTCTAATGAGTTATTGCCTTCACAGTGCAGAATAGTCAAACATCTCATGGGTGAAACCTGTGTTCCTAATGACCCACAACGGATAGTAGTGCTAGATGAACCAAGCTTAGAGATTGCATTAACTTTAGGTCTCAAACCTGTAGGTACTTCTGTCTTCTTTGGAGATGTATCTGCTGGAAATATACCTGCTTACTTGCGGAAAAAAGTGCAAGAAGTGGCGATGGTTGGTGAGTCTGGAAAACCGAATTTAGAAAAGATTTTAACGCTCAAGCCAGACGTAATTCTTTCTGTTTCTAATTTCACACAAAAAGGAAGTTTATATAATCAGCTATCGCAAATTGCACCGACAGTTACCTGTGAATGGTGGAATGGTAAAATTGTTCGTTGGCAGGAATGTTTTAAATACTTCGCTGAAGCATTGGGTAAATCATCTGAGGCAGATATTGTCATCAATAATTATCAGCAACGGGTAAAAAAGTTACAACAGAGATTAGGCGATTCTCTGAACACCACAGAGGTTTCACTCGTCAGAATTTACGCAGATAGGATTCGCCTGCGGGGAGAAGGACAAGGTATATCTAGCATGATCATTCAGGATGTAGGCTTACCTCGTTCTCCCATTCAAAAAGAGGGAATTGATATGTCGATGGAGAGTATTAAATATGCAGATGGGGATGTGATGTTTCTGCAACGGCATCCACAAGCAGATAAATATCAATACATTCTTAACCATCCTTTGTGGCTTCAATTAAATGCAGTTAAGTTAGGCAAAGTCTATGAGGTAGGTGATGATTATTGGCACGGTGGAAGTTACATCGCCGCCAATCTCATTCTTGATGACTTGTTTAAATATTTAGTGAAGTAA
- a CDS encoding sucrase ferredoxin, with translation MSTQKTQNNCRFCSEISQANGEDPIGSANNAEQYFIIEAAQPWPDNIWINPDSIPQDVLDPLQFIWGNGGSIRPLAIAPDREYSHPGYTRVFYYRRPAKFFAQFEKHEFIVPHALLGSLALALLKNPEELPNFAQYRQQTNHIRELFVCNHGNVDAACSRFGYPIYQKLRSEYAGANNNNLRFWRCSHFGGHEFAPTLVDLPQGQYWGHLKPEILDLLVRRNASVKELYPYYRGWGGLSFFEQIAEREIWMLAGWRWLEYHKAGQVLASDEINQEWADVRIDFTTADGNISSAYQARVEVKGSVMTAWKSGANPTLEEVKQYQVSSLVKLA, from the coding sequence ATGTCAACCCAAAAGACTCAAAATAATTGTCGTTTTTGTTCCGAGATTTCCCAAGCTAACGGTGAAGACCCCATTGGTTCAGCAAACAACGCCGAACAATACTTCATTATTGAAGCTGCACAACCTTGGCCGGATAACATTTGGATAAACCCTGACTCCATACCACAGGATGTATTAGACCCGTTACAATTTATTTGGGGAAATGGTGGGTCAATTCGACCACTAGCGATCGCACCAGACCGAGAGTATTCCCATCCAGGTTATACTCGTGTATTCTACTATCGCCGCCCAGCAAAATTTTTTGCTCAATTTGAGAAACATGAGTTTATTGTACCTCATGCTTTACTGGGTTCTTTGGCATTAGCTTTACTCAAAAATCCCGAAGAACTACCAAACTTTGCACAATATCGCCAACAAACAAACCATATTCGAGAATTATTTGTTTGCAACCACGGCAATGTAGATGCAGCTTGTAGTAGATTTGGTTATCCAATTTATCAAAAATTACGTTCTGAATACGCTGGTGCAAATAATAATAACTTGCGTTTTTGGCGATGTAGTCATTTTGGTGGACACGAGTTTGCACCTACCTTAGTTGACTTACCCCAAGGACAATATTGGGGTCATTTAAAACCAGAAATTTTAGATTTATTAGTCCGGCGTAATGCTTCAGTCAAAGAACTTTATCCATACTATCGAGGTTGGGGTGGTTTATCCTTCTTTGAACAAATTGCCGAACGAGAAATTTGGATGCTTGCAGGTTGGAGGTGGCTGGAATATCACAAAGCCGGTCAAGTTTTAGCCAGTGATGAAATTAATCAAGAATGGGCTGATGTTCGCATTGATTTCACCACAGCCGATGGAAATATTAGCAGTGCATATCAAGCCAGGGTGGAGGTAAAAGGTTCAGTCATGACAGCCTGGAAATCAGGAGCAAACCCAACTTTAGAGGAAGTCAAGCAGTATCAAGTTAGTAGTCTAGTGAAATTGGCATGA
- a CDS encoding Rpn family recombination-promoting nuclease/putative transposase translates to MQVIYLDELRDLTNQSIGLGTLTLVVEPPEQASVKARNLIERSRQVPDEQVRRKLVELIETIIVYKFPHKSQAEIQAMLGLGDLKQTKVYQEGKLEGKLEAVPRLLKLGLTLEQVAEALELDIAEVRKAAR, encoded by the coding sequence GTGCAAGTAATTTACCTAGATGAGTTGAGAGACTTAACTAATCAATCAATTGGGTTAGGAACTCTTACGTTGGTAGTTGAACCACCAGAACAGGCGAGTGTAAAAGCTCGGAATTTAATTGAGAGGAGTAGACAAGTTCCTGATGAACAAGTCAGGAGAAAATTAGTAGAATTAATAGAGACAATCATTGTTTATAAGTTTCCTCACAAGAGTCAAGCGGAGATTCAGGCAATGTTAGGATTAGGCGATTTGAAACAAACCAAGGTTTACCAAGAAGGTAAACTTGAAGGTAAACTCGAAGCAGTACCTCGGTTATTGAAATTGGGGTTAACTTTGGAACAGGTAGCAGAAGCACTAGAATTAGACATTGCAGAAGTTAGAAAAGCTGCGCGATAA
- a CDS encoding Rpn family recombination-promoting nuclease/putative transposase, translating to MRIYFDIVIYLCSFIECVKTDSILYRLFKTFPGVFFELLGQSPVEAEAYEFLSVEVKSLLYETLRERSNSKFKIQNPKLKTISGSLNSPLIVRVASRREDRQIIRAASRREDCGSFLYPQLINSKLFPFFLTEF from the coding sequence ATGCGAATATATTTTGATATAGTAATTTATCTATGTAGCTTTATTGAGTGCGTGAAAACTGATTCAATTCTCTATCGACTGTTCAAAACATTTCCTGGCGTTTTCTTTGAATTGCTCGGTCAATCGCCAGTGGAAGCGGAAGCCTATGAATTTTTATCAGTAGAAGTCAAGTCGCTTCTCTACGAGACGCTACGCGAACGCTCCAATTCAAAATTCAAAATTCAAAATCCAAAATTAAAGACAATTAGTGGGAGCTTGAACTCACCCCTAATTGTTCGCGTAGCGTCCCGTAGGGAAGACCGCCAAATCATTCGCGCAGCGTCTCGTAGAGAAGATTGTGGCTCTTTCTTGTACCCACAATTAATTAATTCAAAATTATTTCCATTCTTCCTAACAGAATTTTGA